Proteins encoded within one genomic window of Thermoleophilaceae bacterium:
- a CDS encoding vWA domain-containing protein, giving the protein MRAVCALTAAMLAGGTWPVALTAAATAPDPEPTGTEAEPVPPPVEEKPPPPPVEDKPPPPPVEEKPPPPPPVEEDPPPPVEEDRAPQQLSLQSFETTATTPTDTTPTPPPPTEEETPDKPLVVTIDEPVDGEAIEAGEQTVTVSGEVSLGPLDVGVASLFVIDVSRSTITAAPDCEDQNHDGTRRALDCQIAAALELHGNFVREGIEVGVVSFGSGEGEGEPEVKDLDEPTAGIQDFTGSAADNNRNDVPDVEDALRGLHGEGFFDEGPAFLAAVVDASFGDALDEVTATFDGRPPGQPRVAFFFSDGSDSTDNYDDALEDARQAGIRIFTFYFGEATEGGCGEGPLQDIADATGGTCTPVADPATLSDFNVLGVDEVLVSLNGGDPVPAPLDPVGTFFGAFSTPLSGSFLPGENTISAIAGAAEGSAAQTTVMLTAAAASQPPPSGTTPPPPGTAPPPPPQTPPSDPPESPADPDPLDEDGETGDGDNPPDGPGGSSFFGASFPGAGLPPAAGDPTAGGLEPVLGETAVIGLVSGTVFVRFPSGELVKLTGPVEIPLGSTIDTRRGEVRITTVKDRTGALQTGDFHDGIFVLTQELGTPPVTELRLKSDDLDEPAMLPATHRGDEEHECRDEDQRLWGETDGDANFRTRGNYSASTVRGTEWLTRDCRNGTITRVREGQVRVFDLVRRLTVILTQGESYLAESEGAEDSGSAAREPHAPRS; this is encoded by the coding sequence ATGAGGGCGGTCTGCGCGCTGACGGCGGCGATGCTCGCCGGCGGAACATGGCCGGTTGCGCTCACCGCTGCGGCCACCGCGCCCGATCCGGAGCCGACCGGGACGGAGGCTGAACCCGTCCCGCCGCCGGTCGAGGAGAAGCCGCCCCCGCCGCCGGTCGAGGACAAGCCGCCCCCGCCGCCGGTTGAGGAGAAGCCGCCCCCGCCGCCGCCGGTCGAGGAGGATCCGCCGCCGCCGGTCGAGGAGGATCGCGCCCCGCAGCAGCTCTCGCTGCAGTCCTTCGAGACCACCGCGACCACGCCGACCGACACCACGCCCACGCCTCCTCCGCCCACCGAGGAGGAGACACCCGACAAGCCGCTCGTGGTCACCATCGACGAGCCCGTCGACGGGGAGGCCATCGAGGCGGGTGAGCAGACGGTGACCGTGAGCGGAGAGGTGAGCCTCGGCCCGCTCGACGTGGGGGTGGCCAGCCTCTTCGTGATCGACGTGTCGCGGAGCACCATCACGGCCGCACCTGACTGCGAGGACCAGAACCACGACGGGACCAGAAGGGCGCTCGACTGCCAGATCGCGGCGGCGCTCGAGCTCCACGGCAACTTCGTGCGGGAAGGGATCGAGGTGGGCGTCGTCTCGTTCGGCTCGGGCGAGGGCGAGGGGGAGCCCGAAGTAAAGGACTTGGATGAGCCCACGGCCGGGATCCAGGACTTCACCGGCTCCGCGGCCGACAACAACCGCAACGACGTGCCCGACGTCGAGGATGCGCTCAGGGGCCTACACGGCGAAGGCTTCTTCGATGAGGGCCCCGCATTCCTCGCGGCGGTCGTGGATGCGAGCTTCGGCGATGCGCTCGATGAGGTCACCGCCACTTTCGACGGCCGGCCCCCAGGTCAGCCCAGGGTCGCGTTCTTCTTCTCCGACGGAAGCGATTCCACTGACAACTACGACGACGCGCTCGAGGACGCTCGCCAGGCCGGCATCCGGATCTTCACCTTCTACTTCGGAGAGGCCACGGAGGGCGGCTGCGGCGAGGGCCCACTGCAGGACATCGCCGATGCCACCGGCGGCACCTGCACGCCCGTGGCCGACCCCGCCACGCTGTCCGACTTCAACGTCCTGGGCGTGGACGAGGTGCTCGTGAGCCTGAACGGCGGGGACCCGGTCCCGGCGCCCTTGGATCCGGTTGGGACCTTCTTCGGGGCCTTCAGCACCCCGCTGAGCGGCAGCTTCCTCCCCGGTGAGAACACCATCTCCGCGATAGCCGGCGCCGCCGAGGGCAGCGCCGCACAGACGACCGTGATGCTGACGGCCGCCGCGGCGTCACAGCCGCCCCCGTCCGGCACCACCCCGCCGCCGCCGGGCACAGCGCCCCCGCCGCCCCCGCAGACTCCGCCTTCCGATCCGCCCGAGTCCCCCGCCGACCCCGATCCCCTCGACGAGGACGGCGAGACCGGCGACGGCGACAACCCGCCCGATGGTCCCGGCGGATCCTCGTTCTTCGGAGCCTCCTTCCCGGGCGCCGGGCTCCCGCCCGCGGCCGGCGACCCCACGGCGGGCGGTCTCGAGCCGGTCCTGGGCGAGACGGCCGTGATCGGCCTGGTGAGCGGCACCGTGTTCGTGCGGTTCCCCTCGGGCGAGCTCGTGAAGCTCACGGGCCCGGTCGAGATCCCGCTGGGTTCGACCATCGACACGCGCCGGGGCGAGGTCCGGATCACCACCGTGAAGGACCGCACGGGCGCCCTGCAGACGGGCGACTTCCACGACGGCATCTTCGTGCTCACCCAGGAGCTGGGCACGCCGCCGGTCACCGAGCTGCGCCTGAAGAGCGACGACCTCGATGAGCCGGCGATGCTGCCCGCCACCCACCGTGGCGACGAGGAGCACGAGTGCCGGGACGAGGACCAGAGGCTGTGGGGCGAGACCGACGGTGACGCCAACTTCCGCACCCGCGGCAACTACAGCGCCTCGACGGTGCGCGGCACCGAGTGGCTGACCCGGGACTGCCGCAACGGCACCATCACCCGCGTGCGCGAGGGGCAGGTCCGGGTGTTCGACCTCGTGCGCAGGCTCACCGTCATCCTCACCCAGGGCGAGAGCTACCTGGCGGAGTCGGAGGGAGCCGAGGACTCGGGCTCGGCGGCCCGCGAGCCGCACGCTCCGCGGTCGTAG
- a CDS encoding DUF2795 domain-containing protein: protein MIDVTRLEIAEAVRDAFKSGPASRPEMVALAERQGARGEIVSLLEELPGERRFAHLRDIWAHIPDVPVGAGAG from the coding sequence TTGATCGACGTCACTCGCCTCGAGATCGCGGAGGCCGTTCGCGATGCATTCAAATCAGGACCCGCCAGCCGCCCGGAGATGGTCGCGCTCGCGGAGCGCCAGGGTGCTCGGGGGGAGATCGTCTCGCTCCTCGAGGAGCTGCCGGGGGAGCGTCGCTTCGCGCACCTCCGCGACATCTGGGCCCACATCCCCGACGTGCCGGTGGGCGCCGGCGCCGGGTAG
- a CDS encoding MerR family transcriptional regulator → MSENRRTEAAEPEGASGDVLQIGEVAERLGLSLRTIRYYEELGLVTPSARSPGGFRLYSEADVKRLELVREMKPLDLTLTQVSDLLDALDRLEEAAAGSTEFDDALERLSSHARSAAERCADLEQRVGRARAFSDRLKREARRYRRLANGGR, encoded by the coding sequence ATGAGCGAGAACCGTCGAACAGAGGCGGCGGAGCCCGAGGGCGCGAGCGGGGACGTCCTGCAGATCGGCGAGGTCGCCGAGCGGCTGGGCCTGTCACTGCGGACGATCCGCTACTACGAAGAGCTGGGGCTGGTCACGCCGTCGGCCCGCAGCCCCGGAGGGTTCCGGCTCTATTCCGAGGCGGACGTCAAGCGCCTCGAGCTCGTGCGGGAGATGAAGCCGCTCGACCTCACGCTGACGCAGGTCAGTGACCTGCTCGACGCCCTGGACCGCCTGGAGGAGGCCGCCGCGGGCAGCACCGAATTCGACGACGCGCTCGAGCGCCTGTCGTCGCACGCCCGCTCCGCCGCCGAGCGCTGTGCCGACCTCGAACAGCGCGTAGGACGCGCCCGTGCCTTCTCCGACCGGCTGAAGCGCGAAGCCCGCCGCTACCGCCGGCTGGCCAACGGCGGCCGCTGA
- a CDS encoding ribonuclease J codes for MSSTLRVLPLGGLGEIGKNMTVVEYDGAIVVIDAGVRFPTADQHGIDLVVPDASYLLERRDRIAAVVVTHGHEDHLGGLPWLIRQLGEDAVPVIYGRRLTAAMARSKLDEHRQKCPVKRLEPGAPVTAGPFGIELVHLTHSIPDAAAVALTTKLGTVLFTGDYRFDQTPVDGKPADVGRLARFGEDGLLLLCGDSTNADRDGFALSESEIGPRLREVFARCEGRIVVTSFASNIHRVQQVVDAAVALDRRVALLGRSMVKNVKIGRDLGHIRIPEGTLVDGKGIEKVPDEELVIVTTGSQGEPLSALRRMAYREHRQVRLHAGDTVVFSATPIPGNERAVNETVDHLFRIGCNVVTGRDAPIHTSGHGHREELKLMLNLTRPRYLMPVHGDHKRIRLHAELGEAVGIPADHIFRADNGIPLEIDAKGARLGERVQAGMVLIDGIELGDPTEVALRDRRELSSDGIMFVVATVSAQDGETLAPHEIVLRGVPFTEDEDPLLDDIREAIEDSLDRASDDDIHEPELIQQILHDDLAKFVYRRLKRRPMILPVVVEI; via the coding sequence GTGAGTTCGACGCTTCGTGTGCTGCCGCTGGGCGGCTTGGGCGAGATCGGCAAGAACATGACCGTCGTCGAGTACGACGGGGCCATCGTCGTGATCGACGCGGGGGTCCGCTTCCCCACGGCGGACCAGCACGGCATCGACCTCGTGGTGCCGGACGCCTCGTACCTGCTCGAGCGTCGCGACAGGATCGCGGCGGTCGTCGTGACCCACGGCCACGAGGACCATCTCGGCGGGCTCCCGTGGCTCATCCGCCAGCTCGGCGAGGATGCCGTGCCCGTCATCTATGGGCGCCGGCTGACCGCCGCCATGGCCCGCTCGAAGCTCGACGAGCATCGCCAGAAATGCCCGGTGAAGCGCCTCGAGCCGGGAGCGCCGGTCACGGCCGGCCCGTTCGGCATCGAGCTGGTCCATCTCACCCACTCGATCCCGGACGCGGCGGCCGTCGCGTTGACAACGAAGCTCGGCACCGTGCTCTTCACCGGCGACTACCGCTTCGACCAGACTCCGGTCGACGGCAAGCCGGCCGACGTCGGGCGTCTGGCCCGCTTCGGCGAGGACGGCCTGCTGCTGCTGTGCGGCGACTCGACCAATGCCGACCGCGACGGATTTGCGCTGTCGGAGTCGGAGATCGGGCCGCGGCTCCGCGAGGTCTTCGCGCGCTGCGAGGGCCGGATCGTCGTGACGAGCTTTGCCTCGAACATCCATCGCGTCCAGCAGGTCGTCGACGCCGCGGTCGCTCTGGACAGGCGAGTGGCCCTGCTGGGCCGCTCGATGGTCAAGAACGTGAAGATCGGCCGCGATCTCGGCCACATCCGGATCCCCGAGGGGACGCTCGTCGACGGGAAGGGCATCGAGAAGGTACCGGACGAGGAGCTTGTGATCGTCACCACCGGCTCGCAGGGAGAGCCACTGTCGGCCTTGCGGAGGATGGCCTACCGCGAACACCGCCAGGTGAGGCTGCACGCCGGCGACACCGTCGTCTTCTCGGCCACGCCGATCCCGGGCAACGAGCGCGCGGTCAACGAGACCGTCGATCACCTGTTCCGGATCGGCTGCAACGTCGTCACAGGTCGCGACGCGCCGATCCACACCTCTGGGCACGGGCACCGAGAGGAGCTCAAGCTGATGCTCAACCTCACACGTCCGCGCTACCTGATGCCCGTCCACGGTGACCACAAGCGCATCCGGCTCCATGCCGAGCTCGGAGAGGCGGTGGGCATCCCCGCCGATCACATCTTCAGGGCCGACAACGGCATCCCGCTCGAGATCGATGCGAAGGGAGCCCGCCTCGGAGAGCGGGTGCAGGCGGGGATGGTCCTCATCGACGGCATCGAGCTCGGCGACCCGACCGAAGTGGCCCTGCGCGACCGGCGCGAGCTGTCGTCGGACGGGATCATGTTCGTCGTGGCTACGGTGTCGGCTCAGGACGGCGAGACGCTCGCTCCGCACGAGATCGTGCTCCGGGGCGTTCCGTTCACGGAGGACGAGGACCCTCTCCTCGATGACATCCGAGAGGCGATCGAGGACTCGCTCGACCGCGCCTCCGACGACGACATCCACGAGCCTGAGCTGATCCAGCAGATCCTCCACGACGATCTGGCGAAGTTCGTCTACCGGCGGTTGAAGCGACGGCCGATGATCCTGCCGGTCGTGGTGGAGATCTAA